Within Winogradskyella helgolandensis, the genomic segment TGTTTTAGATGCTTTGAGTGAAACCGGATTAGACAAAAACACCTTAGTTGTATTTATATCCGATAATGGCGGCTCTCCGCTTACAGGTGCTAATAATGCGCCATTAACGGGTGGAAAATATTCACTTTGGGAAGGTGGTATTAGAGTACCAATGGCCGTAAGTTGGCCAGGACATGTTGATGCTGGAAAAATTGAAAAACGCTATGTATCTGCATTAGACATTTTACCAACCTTAACAAAAGCTGCTGGCATTGCAACCACCGACAAAGATTTGGATGGCATTAGCCTACTTGATCCTAAAGAAGAACGCTTATTGGTTTGGAAATGGCAAAAAACTTGGGCTGCACGACAAGGCAAATGGAAAATAACAAACGCCAAGGAAAATCATTGGAAGAGTGAACCATCCGCACAGTATATCGCTCCAATTAGAGATGATTTAACTCTGAAATTATTTGATATTGAAGCTGATCCAGGAGAACGCCATGATGTTTCAGCGCAACATCCTGAAATTGTAAAAAAATTGCAAACTGAATACGATGCATGGTGTGATGCCAACATCATAAAATAAATAGCCTTTTTGACCTTGTTTTATATAATTAAAAAAAACTTGTGAAATTCTACTTTGCAGGTTTTTTCTTATGTATAACGACCTCTACGAAATCCTAAATACAACTCTCAAATCAAACAAAATTTTATCAATACGAGAATATTATAGGTCATTGCGACCTTTTTGAATATCATCATAATTACTTAAATTAAGTATTTTATTTTTAAGCTCATCATTATAAATTTGTAGGGATATACATCCTTTTACTTAATTAAAAATGATCTACTTATGAAAAAAAAATTACTATGCCTTGCTATACTTGCTAATTCTATCATTAGTTATGGTACAACGGAAAACTTCCACTCAATTAAAAGCAGTAATTATTTAGCGGTTACGCCAGACTCACAAACCTACGTCCCAGATGATAATTTTGAACAAGCCTTAATCGACTTAGGTTACGATAATGTTTTAGATGATTATGTGCTTACTGCAAGTATAGATACTGTTACAAATCTTGATGTCTCAGATTTAAACATTTCGGATTTAACCGGTATTGAAGACTTCAGTGCTTTAGAAACCTTATTAGCTAGCACTAATGCATTAACTTCAATTGATATTTCTAACAATCTTGCTTTAGTAGAATTAGCTCTAAGCTATAATCAACTTTCTTCTCTAGACATTTCTAACAACACCGCATTAACATCACTGTTTATTAATGATAATTTATTAACCACCATAGACGTTTCTAACAATGCCGCTCTAACACGTTTTGGCATCATGAGAAACCAATTTACAAGTATAGATGTAAGTGCTTTAGTTAATATCGAAGAATTATTTTTACACGAAAACGAAATTTCATCCGTGACTTTTCCAACAACGTCACCGTTATGGAAATTATATATTTATAATAATGTACTGACCGAATTAGACGTATCTCCACTAACAAACTTAGTAGACTTAAGAGCCTACAGCAATCAACTTACAGATTTAGACGTATCCATGTTATCTGCTTTAACCAATTTTAGCGCCAATGATAATCAACTGACGAGTTTAAATATGGCCAATGGAAATAATTCTAATTTTAACTATTTCAATACTTATGACAATCCTGACTTAAGCTGTATAAAAGTGGATGACGCAGCCTATTCTACTGCTAACTGGACTTTGGTTGATAGCACCTCTAGCTTTAGTGAAGTTTGCGAACCACAAACCTACATCCCAGATGATAATTTTGAACAAGCCTTAATCGACTTAGGTTACGATGATGTTTTGGATGATTATGTGCTTACAGCAAGTATAGATACTGTTACAAATCTTGATGTCTCAGATTTAAGCATTTCAGATTTATCCGGTATTGAAGACTTCAGTGCTTTAGAAACCTTATTAGCTAGCACTAATGCATTAACTTCAATTGATATTTCTAACAATCTTGCTTTAGTTGAATTAGCTCTAAGCTATAATCAACTTTCTTCTCTAGACATTTCTAACAACACCGCATTAACATCACTGTTTATTAATGATAATTTATTAACCACCATAGACGTTTCTAACAATGCCGCTCTAACACGTTTTGGTATCATGAGAAACCAATTTACCAGTATAGATGTAAGTGCTTTAGTTAATATCGAAGAATTATTTTTACACGAAAACGAAATTTCATCCGTGACTTTTCCAACAGCGTCACCTTTATGGAAATTGTATATTTATAATAATGCACTGACAGAATTAGACGTATCTCCACTAACAAACTTAGTAGACTTAAGAGCTTACACCAATCTACTTGCAGATTTAGACGTATCCATGTTATCTACTTTAACCAATTTTAGCGCCAATGATAATCAACTGACAAGTTTAAATATGGCCAATGGAAATAATTCTAATTTTAACTATTTCAATACTTATGATAATCCTGACCTAAGCTGTATAAAAGTGGATGACGCAGCGTATTCTATTGCTAACTGGACTTTGGTTGATAGCACCTCTAGCTTTAGTGAAAACTGTGAACAAATGACCTACGTCCCAGATGATAATTTTGAACAAGCCTTAATTGACTTAGGTTACGATGATATTTTAGATGATTATGTGCTTACAGCAAGTATAGATACTGCTACAAGTCTTAATGTTGAAGGCCTTGGCATCTCAGATTTAACCGGAATTGAAGATTTTAGAACTTTAACCGTTTTGTTAGCTGGTTATAATAGTTTAACCTCAATTGATGTTTCTAATAATCTTGCTTTAATAGAATTAGGTTTAAGTGAGAATCAGCTTTCTACTCTAGATTTGTCTACAAATACAGCATTAACTTCACTTTTTGCAAATGACAATTTATTAACTGCCCTCGATGTTTCTAATAATATAGCTTTAACAAGGTTTGGAGTAATGAGAAACCAACTTACTAGTATTGATGTGAGCGCCTTAGAAAATATTGAAGAGTTATTTTTACATCAAAATTACATGTCATCAGTGACATTTCCTTCTTCTGCACCTTTATGGAAATTACATATCTACGATAATTTTCTTTCGACCTTAAATGTATCTCAATTTACGGATTTAATAGAACTAAGAGCTTATCAAAATCAAATAACAAGCTTAGATTTGAGCACTTTAGTAAATCTTGAAGAATTACTAATAAATGATAATCAAATTTCTGATATTACATTTACTTCATCACCAATATCTCTAATTTATATTTATAATAATGCATTAACTGAGTTAGATTTATCTCCATTAACAAGTTTAGTTGAATTAAGAGCCTATCAAAATCAGTTAGTCAGCTTAGACGTATCTATGTTGCCTTTACTATCTAACTTTAGTGTTAATTATAATGCACTAACGATTTTAAACATGGCGAACGGAAATAACTCTAATTTTGAATATTATAATAGTTCAGATAATGAATATTTAAGCTGTATTCAAGTTGATGATGCTACATATTCTACAGCAAACTGGACTCTAATAGATGACGCATCTTCTTTTAGTGAGGATTGTGAATACTTATCTTTAGATGATAATATAAATTCTACTACGTTTAGTATATACCCAAATCCTGCTGATAATTATATCACCATTGAAACCAATCAAGATATTGCAAAATATACTATAACTAATATCACGGGACAAATCGTATACCAAGATAATTTTACGTCAAATAGAATTGAGGTGTCTCAGTTAAAGACTGGTATTTATTTTATACTATTTGAAAGTGATCAATCTATAATTACTAAAAAATTAATTATCAAATAGAACTATTGCTATTCTAAACAAAAAGACCCGTGAATTTAATTCACAGGTCTTTTTATATTTTAAGCAAAAATGGTCTTACTTAATCTCTACCAATTCAAGATCAAATACTAATTCTTGTCCTGCTAAAGGATGATTTCCATCTACAACAATATGGTCTTCATTCACCTCTACAATTTTAAAAGGATGCTCATTACCTTGTGCATCTTTAGACACTAAACCTAAACCAACTTCTGGCTTTACTTCTTCAGGAAGTTGTGCGTTTTCCACTTTATGAAATAATTCTTGTCTTACTTCACCATAAGCTTCAGTTACAGGAATATCCACTGTTTTTTTATCGTTCACTTTCATATCGATAACTGCTTTTTCAAAACCAGGAATCAACATCCCTTGACCTAATGTAAACTCTAAAGGCTCGCGCTCTAAAGAACTATCAAAGACTTGTCCATTTTTTAATTTTCCTGTATAATGTACTTTTACAGTATCATTTTCTTTTACTTGACTCATAAATTTCTTGTTTTCATTATAATAAGCTGCAAAATTATTGTTTCTCATACAGAATAAAGAATCATACGAAGGTTTTCTGCCCATTTAAGAAAAACTTAACGTCTTTAAACCGCTTTTAAATCATCTAAAACAATCCAAGTTCTAGAATTGAATTGATCTAACTTAGGAATAAAATCAAGAGTTTTAGTTGTACCTTCACATCACAAACCTTAATAACTGATGTTTTAACTCCGTTAAATTTTCTAGCAATCGGATTAAAACATATTACATTTAATTCAGAACTTATAATTCAACTTTTAAATGAAAAGATATGGAACGTTCAAGAATTAAAAATGAAGAACAATATGAAGCCTTACGAGATAAAGGTTACAGTAAAGAAAAATCAGCACGGATTGCGAACACCCCAAATGCTGGTAAAAAAGGAGGCAAAGCAAAACCTTATGAAGACTGGACTAAAGATGAATTATACGAACAAGCTAAGAATGTCGGTATTGAAGGAAGATCCAAAATGAAAAAGGATGAGCTGATTCAATCTTTAAGAACGAATTAAAATCCTGAAGCGCAACATAGGGATACTATGTAAGTATTTCCATAAGTTTGCGACTATTTTTATCTAAAAATACATTTATGTTAACTTGGAAAGACATCATTAATTTTTCAGTAAATGGAAATCCAACTCCAGATCGTCGTGTTGAAAAATCAGAAGCCGAATGGAGAGCTCAATTAACAACTGAGCAATTCAGAATCACAAGACAAAAAGGAACAGAACGCGCTCACAGTGGTGAGCTTTGCACAGCTTATGACGCAGGCAAATACAATTGCGTTTGCTGCAATACTCCATTGTTTGATTCTACTATAAAATTTAGCTCTGGCACGGGTTGGCCAAGCTTTACACAGCCTATAAAAGAGAATGCTATTAAATATGAAAAAGATACTGCATTTGGTATGGTACGCGTAGAAGTAATGTGCAATACTTGCGATGGTCATTTAGGCCATGTTTTTCCAGATGGCCCAGAACCTAGTGGATTGCGTTATTGCGTAAATTCAGAATCCATGATTTTAGATACAGAAACTGCTTAATGAATACAAATAATTTACAAATTGCCACTGTTGGCGGAGGCTGCTTTTGGTGTACAGAAGCTGTGTTTCAGGAAGTAAAAGGTGTAGAACAGGTGATATCAGGCTATTCTGGTGGAAATGTACCTGGAAAACCAACATATAGAGAAATCTGTTCTGGTTTAACTGGCCATGCAGAAGTTATTCAAATTACGTTTGATACTAACGTGATTAGTTACGAAGATATTTTAGTTATTTTCATGACCACGCACGATCCAACAACACTCAATAGACAAGGTGCTGATCGTGGTACGCAGTATCGTTCTGTAATCTTTTATCATGATGAAAAACAGAAAGAAATTGCAGAAGTAGTGCTTAAGGAAATGATACCATATTACAACGATCCTATAGTTACAGAATTATCTGAAGCTCCAACGTTTTACGAAGCAGAAAAAGAGCACCAAGATTTTTATGAAAACAATCCCGATTATGGGTATTGTAGTTTTGTTATTGATCCAAAATTGGCAAAACTCAGAAAATTGCATTCAGATAA encodes:
- the msrB gene encoding peptide-methionine (R)-S-oxide reductase MsrB is translated as MLTWKDIINFSVNGNPTPDRRVEKSEAEWRAQLTTEQFRITRQKGTERAHSGELCTAYDAGKYNCVCCNTPLFDSTIKFSSGTGWPSFTQPIKENAIKYEKDTAFGMVRVEVMCNTCDGHLGHVFPDGPEPSGLRYCVNSESMILDTETA
- a CDS encoding DUF7218 family protein, encoding MERSRIKNEEQYEALRDKGYSKEKSARIANTPNAGKKGGKAKPYEDWTKDELYEQAKNVGIEGRSKMKKDELIQSLRTN
- a CDS encoding T9SS type A sorting domain-containing protein; amino-acid sequence: MKKKLLCLAILANSIISYGTTENFHSIKSSNYLAVTPDSQTYVPDDNFEQALIDLGYDNVLDDYVLTASIDTVTNLDVSDLNISDLTGIEDFSALETLLASTNALTSIDISNNLALVELALSYNQLSSLDISNNTALTSLFINDNLLTTIDVSNNAALTRFGIMRNQFTSIDVSALVNIEELFLHENEISSVTFPTTSPLWKLYIYNNVLTELDVSPLTNLVDLRAYSNQLTDLDVSMLSALTNFSANDNQLTSLNMANGNNSNFNYFNTYDNPDLSCIKVDDAAYSTANWTLVDSTSSFSEVCEPQTYIPDDNFEQALIDLGYDDVLDDYVLTASIDTVTNLDVSDLSISDLSGIEDFSALETLLASTNALTSIDISNNLALVELALSYNQLSSLDISNNTALTSLFINDNLLTTIDVSNNAALTRFGIMRNQFTSIDVSALVNIEELFLHENEISSVTFPTASPLWKLYIYNNALTELDVSPLTNLVDLRAYTNLLADLDVSMLSTLTNFSANDNQLTSLNMANGNNSNFNYFNTYDNPDLSCIKVDDAAYSIANWTLVDSTSSFSENCEQMTYVPDDNFEQALIDLGYDDILDDYVLTASIDTATSLNVEGLGISDLTGIEDFRTLTVLLAGYNSLTSIDVSNNLALIELGLSENQLSTLDLSTNTALTSLFANDNLLTALDVSNNIALTRFGVMRNQLTSIDVSALENIEELFLHQNYMSSVTFPSSAPLWKLHIYDNFLSTLNVSQFTDLIELRAYQNQITSLDLSTLVNLEELLINDNQISDITFTSSPISLIYIYNNALTELDLSPLTSLVELRAYQNQLVSLDVSMLPLLSNFSVNYNALTILNMANGNNSNFEYYNSSDNEYLSCIQVDDATYSTANWTLIDDASSFSEDCEYLSLDDNINSTTFSIYPNPADNYITIETNQDIAKYTITNITGQIVYQDNFTSNRIEVSQLKTGIYFILFESDQSIITKKLIIK
- the msrA gene encoding peptide-methionine (S)-S-oxide reductase MsrA, which produces MNTNNLQIATVGGGCFWCTEAVFQEVKGVEQVISGYSGGNVPGKPTYREICSGLTGHAEVIQITFDTNVISYEDILVIFMTTHDPTTLNRQGADRGTQYRSVIFYHDEKQKEIAEVVLKEMIPYYNDPIVTELSEAPTFYEAEKEHQDFYENNPDYGYCSFVIDPKLAKLRKLHSDKLK
- a CDS encoding FKBP-type peptidyl-prolyl cis-trans isomerase, coding for MSQVKENDTVKVHYTGKLKNGQVFDSSLEREPLEFTLGQGMLIPGFEKAVIDMKVNDKKTVDIPVTEAYGEVRQELFHKVENAQLPEEVKPEVGLGLVSKDAQGNEHPFKIVEVNEDHIVVDGNHPLAGQELVFDLELVEIK